In Chitinispirillales bacterium ANBcel5, a genomic segment contains:
- the sppA gene encoding signal peptide peptidase SppA, whose product MHVLTKVLAVIGAVTLITVIIFIVFGIYTRHTRDRIYPETVLEIDFGLGLVESPPPSPVNRLIRGERLRIREIVEALDTGAQDNRVRAVIARIDGGPFRYGDVQEIRDAVKRFRTSGKRAIAYAETFGEFGPGNSLYYLASSFDAIYLQPSGELGLTGLLSQSPFIEQTLEKLDVQAQITGREEYKTAQYLYTERGFTDEQREVAESITDSILSVMVRDIAADRDFDEQTLRNLIKEGPFGAQQALEHNFVDELGYRDAAFTRIREEAGENVRFLFAQKYINRLPQNRRGEAIALIYADGAIVRGKSRSNPFTGERLLGAKTVAAAIRAAVRDNDVGAIVLRINSPGGSYVASDKIWRETVQARKAGKPVIASMGAVAGSGGYFIAMDAEKIVAHPSTITGSIGVVGGKVVTRGFFNKLGITFDDVRTSENAVLWSPLHPYTEQNWEYVNSWLDRVYDDFVTKVAEGRNMEREKVEQVARGRVYTGTEALHNGLIDTLGGFPAAFNIAKSVMGIPVDKPVRVKIFPEPQTLLEQLTGRTPESSEQRGTELELLESGNVTDLIKEGVLGKGDLRGILYMNEPIVY is encoded by the coding sequence ATGCATGTACTTACAAAAGTGCTTGCAGTCATAGGTGCTGTTACTCTTATTACTGTGATTATTTTCATTGTTTTTGGTATTTATACACGACACACAAGGGATAGAATCTATCCGGAAACGGTACTTGAAATTGATTTTGGCCTTGGTTTGGTTGAATCACCACCACCGAGCCCGGTAAACAGGCTGATCAGAGGTGAACGTTTAAGGATCAGAGAGATTGTGGAGGCATTGGATACTGGTGCCCAAGATAACAGGGTACGCGCTGTGATTGCACGTATTGATGGTGGGCCATTTAGGTATGGTGATGTGCAGGAAATCCGTGATGCAGTGAAAAGGTTTCGGACATCTGGTAAGAGAGCCATTGCCTATGCTGAAACATTTGGAGAGTTTGGACCGGGCAATAGTTTATACTATCTGGCTTCTTCATTTGATGCAATATACCTGCAACCTTCAGGGGAACTTGGTCTTACAGGACTTTTATCCCAATCTCCGTTTATTGAACAAACTCTGGAGAAACTTGATGTCCAGGCCCAAATTACGGGCCGGGAGGAGTATAAAACTGCTCAATATTTATACACAGAGAGAGGGTTTACAGATGAACAGAGAGAGGTGGCCGAAAGTATTACTGATTCTATTTTATCTGTGATGGTTAGAGATATAGCGGCTGATCGTGACTTTGATGAACAAACCCTTAGAAACCTTATAAAAGAGGGACCATTTGGGGCTCAGCAAGCTCTTGAGCATAATTTCGTCGATGAACTAGGGTACAGAGATGCAGCATTTACCCGAATAAGGGAAGAAGCGGGTGAAAATGTCCGGTTCCTTTTTGCACAGAAATATATCAACCGGTTGCCACAAAACAGGCGCGGGGAAGCTATTGCCTTAATTTATGCTGATGGAGCAATTGTTAGAGGAAAAAGCAGATCCAATCCTTTTACTGGTGAGAGGCTTTTGGGAGCAAAAACAGTAGCTGCTGCGATCAGGGCTGCCGTTAGAGATAATGATGTCGGTGCTATTGTTTTGAGGATCAACAGTCCGGGGGGCTCTTATGTTGCTTCAGATAAAATTTGGAGAGAAACGGTACAAGCCAGAAAAGCCGGGAAACCTGTAATAGCAAGTATGGGAGCCGTTGCAGGATCTGGGGGCTATTTCATTGCCATGGATGCTGAAAAAATAGTCGCTCACCCTTCAACAATTACGGGCTCTATAGGAGTAGTGGGTGGTAAAGTGGTAACCAGAGGCTTTTTTAATAAACTCGGTATAACATTTGATGATGTGCGAACCAGTGAGAATGCAGTATTGTGGTCACCCCTTCATCCCTATACCGAGCAAAATTGGGAGTACGTGAATTCATGGCTTGATAGAGTGTACGATGATTTTGTTACTAAAGTGGCTGAAGGCAGAAATATGGAAAGAGAAAAGGTAGAGCAAGTTGCGAGGGGACGGGTCTACACCGGTACAGAAGCGCTCCATAATGGACTAATCGATACTCTTGGAGGTTTTCCTGCAGCCTTCAACATAGCAAAAAGCGTTATGGGGATACCTGTAGATAAACCAGTGCGTGTTAAAATTTTTCCTGAGCCGCAAACCCTTCTTGAACAACTTACTGGTAGAACTCCAGAGAGCAGTGAACAGAGAGGGACGGAATTAGAGTTGCTTGAAAGTGGCAATGTAACGGATCTTATAAAAGAAGGTGTTTTGGGTAAAGGGGATCTCAGGGGTATCCTTTATATGAACGAACCAATAGTGTATTAG
- a CDS encoding ABC transporter permease subunit encodes MNTVLAIFKKEFVSFFISPIAYIFITVYLAVTNFLYFQTFFLVNQVEMRSYFSLLPWVFLFLVPAITMRSWAEEKKVKTLELLLTWPVSDVQVVLGKFLASFSFLAIVILLSLTIPVTLMILGNPDPGPIIGGYLGAILMGAAYLSIGLWVSSHTENQIVAFILGLVAIFILIMIGSPFMTLRMPSAMVPILSHLSLANHFESIERGVIDSRNIIYYLSVIGFFLFLNVQSLGSRKYE; translated from the coding sequence ATGAATACGGTTCTGGCGATTTTTAAAAAAGAATTTGTTTCATTTTTCATATCGCCTATTGCTTATATATTTATAACTGTTTATCTTGCTGTAACCAATTTTTTATATTTTCAGACGTTCTTTCTTGTTAACCAAGTGGAGATGAGATCCTATTTCAGTCTGCTCCCCTGGGTTTTTCTTTTTCTGGTACCAGCTATTACAATGAGAAGCTGGGCAGAAGAGAAGAAAGTTAAAACTCTTGAGCTTCTTCTGACATGGCCAGTAAGTGATGTTCAGGTAGTTTTAGGTAAATTTTTAGCAAGTTTCAGTTTCCTTGCCATTGTAATTTTACTGTCCCTTACAATACCTGTAACATTAATGATTTTGGGTAATCCTGATCCAGGCCCTATTATTGGTGGTTATTTAGGGGCAATATTAATGGGGGCCGCCTATTTATCGATAGGGCTCTGGGTTTCTTCACATACAGAAAATCAGATCGTGGCTTTTATCTTAGGACTTGTAGCAATTTTCATTTTAATAATGATCGGAAGTCCTTTTATGACTTTAAGGATGCCTTCAGCTATGGTTCCCATTTTAAGCCATCTAAGCCTCGCCAATCATTTTGAAAGCATTGAGCGCGGAGTTATTGACAGTAGAAACATTATTTATTACCTGTCAGTAATTGGATTTTTTCTATTTCTGAATGTACAATCACTTGGTAGCAGAAAATACGAATAA
- the sppA gene encoding signal peptide peptidase SppA — protein sequence MKFQKYIIALVIFFPIIFGIIISLSPNQHSVKSSSSLRKLGLVRINGVITESESVVQELKSFRLDPSIAGVLLRIDSQGGAVAPCQEIYSEIVRYKESDKPVVVSMGAIAASGGYYISAPSSKIFASPGTLTGSIGVIFTSPETKELTDRLGIGFRTIKSAEYKDIASPHREMTHYEEGLLQELLHDTHDQFITDIASSRDLELSEVKSLADGSIFTGRQALNKNLIDTLGGFEDALGYLQKLTGVPEGTRPVENLKQRSLFSRIITETVQDILPFSSSFFQPTGLYYKLK from the coding sequence GTGAAATTTCAAAAATATATCATTGCACTGGTGATCTTTTTTCCCATCATATTTGGAATTATAATTTCCTTAAGCCCTAACCAACACAGTGTCAAAAGCTCATCATCACTAAGGAAACTGGGTCTTGTCAGAATTAACGGTGTAATCACTGAATCCGAAAGTGTGGTGCAGGAGCTAAAATCCTTTCGCCTTGACCCAAGCATTGCAGGAGTGTTACTCAGGATTGATTCACAGGGTGGTGCAGTAGCTCCGTGTCAGGAGATATACAGTGAGATAGTTAGATACAAAGAAAGCGATAAACCCGTAGTGGTAAGTATGGGAGCTATTGCCGCTTCCGGGGGGTATTATATAAGTGCTCCTTCAAGTAAGATCTTTGCCTCACCAGGAACCTTAACCGGTTCAATCGGCGTTATTTTTACTTCTCCTGAAACAAAAGAATTGACAGATAGATTGGGTATAGGCTTCCGAACGATAAAAAGTGCAGAATATAAGGATATCGCCAGTCCTCACAGGGAGATGACCCATTACGAAGAAGGGCTGCTTCAGGAATTGTTGCACGATACTCATGATCAGTTTATCACTGATATTGCCAGTTCACGTGATCTTGAGCTCAGTGAGGTAAAATCCCTTGCTGATGGCAGTATTTTTACTGGTCGGCAGGCATTGAATAAAAATTTAATTGACACACTTGGAGGTTTTGAGGACGCACTTGGCTATCTGCAAAAATTAACAGGAGTTCCTGAAGGAACCAGACCGGTAGAGAATCTCAAACAACGTTCTTTATTCTCACGCATAATAACCGAAACCGTACAAGATATTCTTCCATTCTCATCATCTTTTTTCCAACCTACCGGGCTATATTACAAGCTTAAATAG
- a CDS encoding chemotaxis protein CheX, with translation MNVSYINPFISSTITCFKTMIFLDIKPQAPFIKKKPLPKYDISGVIGLSGDAQGAISLCFAQQVALKVVSNMVGAEITEPGPDLSDAIGEIANIVAGYAKRDLTSLNLSISLPNIIIGNHVLTGQSGAPTIIVPFTSKLGEFAMEVSLKTK, from the coding sequence ATGAATGTATCATATATCAACCCTTTTATCAGTTCAACTATCACCTGTTTTAAGACCATGATATTCTTAGACATTAAGCCACAAGCGCCTTTCATTAAGAAAAAACCTCTTCCCAAGTATGATATCTCGGGGGTAATTGGTCTTTCAGGAGATGCCCAGGGGGCTATTTCACTATGCTTTGCCCAACAAGTAGCACTGAAAGTGGTTTCGAATATGGTTGGGGCCGAAATTACCGAACCAGGTCCCGATCTCTCAGATGCTATCGGGGAGATTGCAAACATAGTGGCCGGTTATGCAAAACGGGATTTAACCAGTTTAAATCTTTCTATATCTTTGCCCAATATTATTATAGGAAATCACGTACTAACAGGTCAAAGCGGTGCACCTACTATAATTGTACCGTTTACTTCCAAACTCGGTGAGTTTGCTATGGAAGTTTCTTTGAAAACCAAATAA
- a CDS encoding GldG family protein — MENKKFKNRTELSIFIAAVLAVLVALNYLSTRYFTRIDMTESKQYSVSEPTKRALRELNDLVNVRVFLSKNLPSHMHQTVATIKDLLSEYKAYSGPNLRITYEDPADDQQIRQAAQSLGIPEVQIQSFDRDKAQVMNGYLGLAILFEDRSESIPVIQNLHNLEYDLTQAIMRVVRTEVPTVGVLDTEGNSMPMPQMHQQDPNPPSSIQQLYTPLFEGLKENYTVETVELSDGNPVDSKIRTLIVPGGSEFDQKTLYALDQFFMRGGEFDRDG, encoded by the coding sequence ATGGAAAATAAAAAATTTAAAAACCGTACTGAGCTGTCGATCTTTATCGCTGCAGTCTTAGCCGTTCTGGTGGCTCTCAACTATCTCTCTACACGGTATTTCACTCGTATCGACATGACTGAATCAAAACAGTATAGCGTTTCAGAGCCAACCAAACGAGCTTTAAGGGAGCTTAATGATCTGGTAAATGTTAGAGTGTTTTTATCAAAAAACCTTCCCTCTCATATGCACCAGACTGTAGCAACTATTAAAGACTTACTTTCTGAGTACAAAGCCTACTCAGGGCCAAATCTGAGGATCACCTACGAAGATCCCGCAGATGACCAGCAAATACGTCAGGCTGCACAGTCACTTGGAATTCCTGAAGTTCAAATTCAGTCGTTTGACAGAGATAAGGCCCAGGTAATGAACGGGTATCTTGGATTAGCTATCCTTTTTGAGGATAGGAGTGAATCTATCCCTGTAATACAAAACCTGCATAATTTGGAATATGATCTTACACAGGCAATTATGCGAGTGGTTCGTACTGAGGTTCCTACTGTAGGAGTTCTCGATACTGAAGGTAATTCTATGCCTATGCCCCAAATGCACCAACAAGATCCAAATCCTCCATCATCGATTCAACAACTATACACCCCTTTGTTTGAAGGATTAAAAGAAAACTACACAGTTGAAACTGTTGAGTTAAGTGATGGCAATCCTGTTGACAGCAAGATAAGAACACTTATCGTTCCCGGAGGCTCTGAGTTTGACCAGAAAACGCTTTATGCACTTGATCAGTTCTTTATGAGGGGGGGGGAATTTGATCGTGATGGCTGA
- a CDS encoding LysM peptidoglycan-binding domain-containing protein, with product MQNFSFGRTLLVLPVILLAGCASALKEQYTEDVAAPEPKVIEEVEIIDSHLDSTEKYQEKVESANIDELLRYARKSYQNEEFKKADSVLKETIDLIRIGIDYADMSWFPLEAYLDDIVYIYSNEMPEEFAVPEMISVLYFKKRLLSTLDTLEVQPEDSIILHKLSSQSEVSYDIPIVWNSRVKRSLLFFMRSRRGIFDRWLKRAGYYLPVKKQMFKDAGLPQDLAYLPILESGFNPVAYSPAHAAGIWQFIPSTGRVYGLRQNYWIDERRDPLKSADAAIRYLSKLYNDFNHWYLALAAYNCGEGRLGRAIRNASSDDYWGLSLPRETMNYVPLYLASLIVAKNPDVFGFTYEEDFVFDRDTVYVHECIELSTIAEGIGIELDTLRRINPHILHWSTPPDMSDVLLYLPNGYAETFREFISDLPDEKKVRWYRYRIRRGDNLIAIARNFGVTVEAIRSVNRLRTNRIIAGNHLYIPLPAVGKETAQRASTPQQRSPSGGQTEGAQRITYRTRPGDTLWRIAQQFGVSVQDICDWNNLDNPEQLGLEQRLIIYRSAPVRSQNTTSTSDSEMAEYVVKSGDSPYSIAKDLGISLSDLLKANNFSSRNPSIFPGDILYYEKSKASASPSATPETSSESEDSKQIIYYQIRQGDNLWRISNLFDISLERLYELNDLQQDAVLMPGDTIKVIRTGDTR from the coding sequence ATGCAAAATTTTTCTTTTGGCAGAACTTTGCTGGTACTGCCCGTTATACTACTGGCAGGATGTGCATCAGCTCTTAAAGAACAGTATACTGAAGATGTTGCCGCCCCAGAGCCCAAAGTAATAGAAGAAGTAGAGATAATCGACTCACACCTCGATTCTACTGAAAAATATCAGGAGAAGGTAGAAAGTGCTAATATCGATGAGCTTCTTAGGTATGCCCGGAAGAGTTATCAAAACGAGGAGTTTAAAAAAGCTGATTCTGTATTAAAAGAAACAATTGATCTTATTCGGATAGGAATAGATTATGCGGATATGAGCTGGTTTCCTCTGGAGGCATATCTTGATGATATTGTTTATATATACAGTAATGAAATGCCCGAAGAATTTGCTGTCCCCGAGATGATTTCGGTGCTCTACTTTAAAAAACGCTTACTCTCTACCCTCGATACTCTTGAAGTACAACCCGAGGATAGCATAATTTTACACAAGCTTTCGAGTCAAAGCGAAGTTAGTTATGACATTCCAATTGTCTGGAATTCAAGAGTGAAACGCTCACTTTTATTTTTCATGAGAAGCCGCAGAGGCATTTTTGATCGTTGGCTTAAGCGCGCCGGATACTACCTACCTGTAAAGAAACAGATGTTTAAGGATGCGGGATTGCCACAGGATCTTGCCTATTTACCTATTCTTGAAAGTGGGTTTAATCCTGTGGCTTACTCCCCTGCTCATGCTGCCGGAATCTGGCAATTCATTCCTTCTACCGGTAGAGTATACGGCTTGCGCCAAAATTATTGGATTGATGAACGAAGAGATCCCTTAAAAAGTGCCGATGCAGCTATACGTTACCTGTCAAAATTGTATAACGATTTTAATCATTGGTATCTCGCTCTTGCAGCGTATAACTGTGGTGAGGGCAGGCTTGGCAGAGCAATCAGAAATGCTTCCAGTGATGATTACTGGGGTTTATCTTTACCAAGAGAAACAATGAACTACGTTCCTCTTTACCTTGCCTCACTGATTGTAGCCAAAAATCCCGATGTATTTGGTTTCACTTATGAAGAGGATTTTGTTTTTGATAGAGACACGGTCTATGTTCATGAGTGTATAGAACTATCTACAATCGCAGAAGGCATAGGTATTGAGCTGGATACTTTAAGGAGAATTAATCCACATATCCTTCACTGGAGTACACCACCAGATATGTCAGATGTACTTCTTTATTTACCTAATGGGTACGCTGAAACATTTAGAGAATTTATTAGTGACTTACCTGACGAGAAAAAGGTACGATGGTACAGATACCGAATCCGCAGAGGTGATAACCTTATTGCTATTGCCAGAAATTTTGGTGTAACAGTTGAGGCAATCAGGAGTGTAAACAGGCTAAGAACCAACAGAATTATCGCAGGAAACCACCTATATATTCCACTTCCTGCTGTTGGTAAAGAAACAGCACAAAGAGCATCTACGCCTCAACAAAGAAGCCCTTCAGGGGGACAAACTGAAGGAGCACAAAGAATAACATATAGAACAAGACCTGGTGATACTCTTTGGCGAATCGCACAACAATTCGGTGTCTCTGTACAGGACATCTGTGATTGGAACAATTTAGATAATCCAGAACAACTTGGTTTAGAGCAACGTCTAATTATTTATCGTTCTGCACCTGTTAGAAGCCAAAACACTACTTCAACTTCCGATTCAGAAATGGCGGAGTATGTTGTAAAAAGCGGCGACTCCCCCTACTCCATAGCTAAAGATCTTGGAATAAGTCTCAGTGATCTTTTAAAGGCCAATAATTTCAGTTCCCGTAATCCAAGTATTTTTCCCGGAGATATTCTTTACTATGAGAAATCGAAAGCATCTGCTTCTCCCAGTGCCACTCCTGAAACCAGCAGCGAGAGCGAAGATTCCAAGCAGATTATATATTACCAAATAAGACAAGGTGATAACTTATGGAGGATTTCTAACCTCTTTGATATCTCATTAGAGAGGTTGTATGAATTAAACGATCTCCAGCAGGATGCTGTTTTAATGCCAGGTGATACTATCAAAGTGATTCGCACAGGAGATACCAGGTGA
- a CDS encoding DUF4340 domain-containing protein, whose product MNRKTLLALSVLIIVILIIVVSEKLSNTRPPEHSLRFFPGLNENSISQISIQGNQSSVKLTRDNNTWKVKHTAEHKDPDESTEGFIADDQTPVYRADSAAVQTILEKIVHLRRDVLVSENPDNQPLFEVDSESGIHVQVWDRSKSLLGSFYIGKSATDWTSHYVRLAGSNSVYTVPGGIRSSFFSDLNRWRDKRILSFDENFASRISISGSGIDEDIVLDRTENHWNINEPVEHYAAQDSVQNMLSVLSSLNATGFENEIKDKDKLGLSQPYLTVSVDLATGTSHSIVIGAEKEDSNNRFIMSDIRDDVFLISSNNLSTIYADIESLKSDHPPVEEPVEEMDFSIAN is encoded by the coding sequence ATGAATAGAAAGACACTGCTTGCTTTAAGTGTGCTTATAATCGTTATTCTGATTATAGTCGTTTCGGAAAAACTAAGCAACACCAGACCACCTGAGCACAGTTTGCGATTTTTTCCGGGTCTTAATGAAAACTCTATTTCCCAAATTTCGATACAGGGTAATCAAAGTTCTGTTAAACTTACGAGGGACAACAACACCTGGAAAGTTAAACATACAGCAGAGCATAAAGATCCAGATGAATCAACAGAGGGTTTTATTGCTGATGATCAAACACCCGTATATCGTGCTGACAGTGCAGCGGTTCAAACAATTCTCGAAAAAATTGTACACCTTAGAAGAGATGTGCTGGTATCTGAAAATCCAGATAACCAGCCACTGTTTGAAGTGGATAGCGAATCGGGAATACATGTTCAAGTGTGGGACCGTTCTAAGAGCCTCCTAGGTTCCTTTTACATCGGCAAAAGTGCTACAGACTGGACCAGCCATTATGTACGTTTGGCAGGTTCTAATTCGGTGTATACAGTTCCGGGGGGAATTAGAAGCTCCTTTTTTAGTGACTTGAACAGATGGAGAGATAAGCGGATTTTGAGCTTTGATGAGAACTTTGCCTCACGTATTTCTATTTCCGGATCGGGGATAGATGAAGATATTGTTCTTGATAGAACAGAAAACCACTGGAACATTAATGAACCTGTTGAGCATTACGCCGCTCAGGACAGTGTACAGAATATGTTATCAGTACTATCTTCGCTGAATGCCACCGGTTTTGAAAACGAGATCAAGGACAAAGACAAGCTTGGACTCTCTCAACCATACTTAACCGTCTCTGTTGACCTGGCCACAGGCACAAGCCACAGTATTGTAATAGGAGCAGAAAAGGAAGATTCTAACAATCGCTTTATTATGTCCGACATAAGAGATGATGTTTTTCTTATCTCAAGCAACAACCTAAGTACTATTTATGCTGATATCGAAAGCTTAAAATCTGATCATCCCCCGGTTGAAGAACCAGTTGAGGAAATGGATTTTAGTATAGCAAATTAG
- a CDS encoding DUF2254 domain-containing protein: MFARIRDFWFWLQQSPWYIPAFLTVLALFIAVLILSLDFWIIQNEELLYPQILLSASPESARYILSSIASTMITVAGVVFSISVVAVSLASSQFGPKVLPNFMGDKSNQIVLGSFIATFLYCLLILREIPDDVSQALPTIAINTALLAVIINTGFLIYFIHHIHRSVQIDTIIAETAHETETVIKRLYFRNAESGISYNPDIFSWKEIRAKKDGYLQDYDEHSLVHIANKHELILEILPKPGQFILKGNILVKISKTTDEKTQRQITSQIITGTHRLPIKDILYDMDQFVQIATRSLPPVTNDFYTALICLDRLSAAINTIAQTPPPSPFFLDQNGAVRLVVKTFSFGEIVYNAFEPIIRISSDSPEVIIHLIHSLYKIAQQCSRNEYLLILKDIGTRCCQISSTMRADAKDSLSMSCDQLFTFIDSKVITDH, encoded by the coding sequence ATGTTCGCCAGAATTCGCGATTTTTGGTTCTGGCTACAGCAAAGTCCCTGGTATATTCCTGCTTTTCTCACAGTACTTGCCCTCTTTATAGCAGTTCTTATACTTAGTCTTGACTTTTGGATAATTCAAAATGAAGAGCTCCTCTATCCGCAAATACTACTCAGCGCCAGCCCCGAAAGCGCCAGGTATATATTATCCAGTATTGCAAGCACAATGATCACTGTGGCAGGAGTTGTCTTTTCAATTTCCGTAGTAGCAGTATCGCTTGCTTCATCACAGTTTGGGCCCAAAGTACTTCCCAATTTTATGGGCGACAAATCTAACCAGATAGTACTGGGGTCCTTTATTGCGACATTTCTTTATTGTCTTTTAATTTTGCGTGAAATTCCCGATGATGTCAGTCAGGCATTGCCTACAATAGCAATCAATACCGCATTACTGGCGGTCATAATAAATACCGGATTTTTAATCTATTTCATTCATCACATTCACCGTTCAGTACAGATAGATACCATTATTGCGGAAACAGCACATGAAACTGAAACTGTGATTAAAAGACTCTATTTCCGAAATGCAGAAAGTGGTATTAGCTATAATCCCGACATTTTTTCGTGGAAAGAGATAAGAGCAAAGAAAGATGGATACCTGCAGGATTATGATGAACACAGCCTCGTGCATATTGCAAATAAACATGAGCTGATACTTGAGATACTTCCTAAACCCGGGCAATTTATACTTAAGGGTAATATACTAGTAAAAATAAGTAAAACTACAGATGAAAAAACACAGCGCCAAATAACTTCGCAAATCATTACCGGAACACATAGGCTACCCATAAAAGACATTCTTTATGACATGGACCAATTTGTGCAAATAGCAACACGTTCTTTACCGCCGGTCACAAACGACTTCTATACAGCACTAATTTGCCTGGATCGCTTAAGTGCAGCAATTAATACAATCGCTCAAACCCCTCCCCCATCACCGTTTTTTTTAGATCAGAATGGGGCTGTAAGGCTGGTTGTTAAAACTTTCAGTTTTGGAGAGATTGTATATAATGCGTTTGAACCGATAATCAGAATAAGCAGTGACTCACCCGAAGTCATTATACATCTGATCCACTCGCTTTATAAAATTGCTCAGCAGTGCAGCAGAAATGAATATCTCTTAATCTTAAAGGATATAGGAACCCGGTGTTGCCAAATTAGTAGCACTATGAGAGCCGATGCTAAAGATTCTTTATCCATGTCCTGCGATCAATTATTTACATTTATCGACAGCAAAGTTATAACAGATCACTAA
- a CDS encoding ATP-binding cassette domain-containing protein gives MQANDSAFMLEVQNLHKKFGEVHAVKNLNFHIKKGEVFGFLGPNGAGKTTTMRIITCFIPPTNGTVLVDGTDTSQNNLQVRKKIGYLPENTPLYPDMTVKEYLNFVGEIRGLKAGVLKRRIDEMFTICNISQMSGRQIGKLSKGYRQRVGLAQAMMHDPDLLILDEPMSGLDPNQIVEIRNLIRRIGKEKTVIYCSHILSEVSATCDRLLIINEGSIVATGTPDELTHGSEGGSRYMLKIKGEKETIRSTMSQLPNINTVSFDASDGEWNNVEVQGSNKEEIGEELFKCVVDNGWSLAELRKESASLEEVFTQLTRG, from the coding sequence ATGCAAGCAAATGATAGTGCGTTCATGTTGGAGGTGCAAAACCTTCACAAAAAGTTCGGAGAGGTTCACGCCGTAAAGAATCTGAACTTTCACATCAAAAAGGGTGAAGTATTTGGATTCCTTGGACCCAACGGCGCTGGTAAAACGACAACGATGCGTATTATTACCTGCTTTATTCCCCCAACCAATGGCACAGTTCTGGTAGATGGGACTGATACCAGCCAAAACAACCTACAGGTCAGAAAAAAGATAGGGTATCTTCCTGAAAACACCCCTCTTTACCCCGACATGACCGTAAAAGAATATCTAAATTTTGTAGGAGAGATAAGAGGCCTAAAAGCAGGCGTTTTAAAAAGAAGAATAGATGAGATGTTTACCATCTGCAACATCTCTCAAATGTCTGGGCGTCAGATTGGGAAACTCTCTAAGGGGTATCGCCAACGTGTGGGTCTTGCTCAGGCAATGATGCACGATCCGGACTTATTAATCCTAGACGAACCGATGTCCGGACTTGACCCGAATCAGATTGTTGAGATCAGAAATTTGATCAGAAGAATTGGAAAAGAAAAAACAGTGATCTACTGTTCCCATATTCTCTCCGAGGTTAGTGCAACTTGCGATAGATTACTTATAATAAATGAAGGATCAATTGTAGCGACCGGTACACCCGATGAGCTTACACACGGATCTGAAGGCGGTAGCCGTTATATGCTTAAGATTAAGGGAGAGAAGGAAACAATCAGATCCACCATGTCCCAATTACCCAACATCAACACCGTCTCTTTCGATGCTTCTGATGGGGAGTGGAATAATGTTGAAGTGCAAGGAAGCAATAAAGAGGAGATAGGTGAAGAGTTGTTTAAATGTGTTGTTGATAATGGTTGGAGTCTTGCGGAACTCAGAAAAGAATCTGCAAGCCTTGAAGAGGTGTTCACTCAACTAACAAGGGGTTAA
- a CDS encoding response regulator, with amino-acid sequence MKVLLVDDSATMRRIQKTQITSLGITDIVEAGDGDDAFKKLKSAMPVDLILLDWNMPVMDGLTFLKKIRGIAEYKDVKVIMCTSESEKTRVIEALKSGANNYIVKPFTPDALKEKLGI; translated from the coding sequence ATGAAAGTATTACTCGTAGATGACTCCGCAACTATGCGAAGAATTCAAAAAACCCAAATCACCAGTCTTGGTATTACCGATATAGTAGAAGCTGGTGATGGAGATGATGCTTTTAAAAAGCTCAAAAGTGCTATGCCCGTCGATCTAATACTACTGGACTGGAATATGCCAGTAATGGATGGGCTGACTTTTTTAAAAAAAATTCGCGGCATTGCTGAGTATAAAGATGTTAAGGTGATTATGTGTACATCAGAATCGGAAAAAACCCGTGTGATAGAAGCACTGAAAAGTGGAGCTAACAATTATATTGTAAAACCATTTACACCAGACGCACTAAAAGAAAAACTGGGGATTTAA